The following proteins are encoded in a genomic region of Chryseobacterium cucumeris:
- a CDS encoding T9SS type A sorting domain-containing protein yields MKILYLLCLVIGSSAFTQTITFSGCPNLFDSPPNTYVFNKTGVDAFSKNIYMTSPIDGGQDCSGLGTCEFKIQWNNALTRWEFLGDEGNGTFTTPYLIYYNSTGNNSVPIPPGNSIGTWVENTAMTNGQCGGNLTAVNSTMTGDVQTTTLGTSDLSKNKIQIFPNPVVDFITISGIDDGLTIQIYNIDGRLVKSEMFDSKIDVSQLVPGGYILKINTRNFQIHQFKFMKK; encoded by the coding sequence ATGAAAATTCTTTACTTATTATGTCTTGTTATAGGAAGCTCAGCTTTTACACAGACAATAACATTCAGTGGATGTCCCAATCTGTTTGATAGCCCACCTAATACGTATGTATTTAACAAAACAGGAGTAGATGCCTTTAGTAAGAACATCTACATGACCAGTCCTATTGATGGCGGACAGGATTGTAGTGGATTAGGTACCTGTGAATTTAAAATCCAATGGAACAATGCTCTTACAAGATGGGAATTTCTTGGTGATGAAGGAAACGGAACTTTTACAACTCCTTATCTGATTTATTATAACTCAACAGGTAATAATTCTGTTCCGATACCTCCCGGTAACAGTATCGGAACCTGGGTTGAAAATACAGCAATGACTAACGGGCAATGTGGAGGAAATCTTACTGCAGTAAACTCCACCATGACAGGTGATGTACAGACCACTACATTAGGAACTTCAGACCTTTCAAAAAATAAAATTCAGATCTTCCCTAATCCTGTGGTTGATTTTATTACTATTTCCGGTATTGACGATGGGCTAACCATCCAGATTTACAATATTGACGGACGTCTGGTAAAATCAGAAATGTTTGATTCCAAGATTGATGTTTCACAACTTGTTCCCGGAGGATATATATTAAAAATAAATACCCGGAATTTTCAGATACATCAATTTAAATTCATGAAAAAATAG
- a CDS encoding KTSC domain-containing protein — protein sequence MPSSVVNHFIYFPDTEILKIIYQSGAVYDYLKVPPDIVENFRKARSKGQFLNKVIKPRFKYRKME from the coding sequence ATGCCTTCAAGTGTTGTCAATCATTTCATCTATTTTCCGGATACTGAAATATTAAAAATTATATATCAGTCGGGAGCAGTTTATGATTATCTTAAGGTACCTCCTGATATTGTTGAAAATTTTAGAAAAGCTAGATCTAAGGGGCAATTTCTTAATAAAGTTATTAAGCCAAGGTTTAAGTACAGGAAGATGGAATAA
- a CDS encoding GEVED domain-containing protein has protein sequence MKKTILCGALLLSLSVSAQQKKEWCDFDNEQRVHQKQNAEIDEMIRNIRNKVISSNQNTTAKNGSAYKIVNGVYEIPVVVHVIAPTGAAIGTAYNKSDAQIQAWLDHCNEMYAGTYQWAQGVPADFGTAATMPIKLVLAKRDPNCNATTGIIRYNGGALAGYDTYGVKRSGANGVTTDQVKTIAPHWPEASYFNIYIMNKVDGGGTYGIMGWAGLPQNADANYESFMKSFVVTLQDDITLAHEFGHSMGLLHTFGNANAQPPQGTTSTTYCPPMTNNDCNKDDDQVCDTERSRSLLNDPAPTNNDMNYCTGTNYQGVQYNMMNYTNPIAFKFTNGQHDRAALYFFLMKGGLSTSLGATAPSAGAAIGTPIAAACNPTGITTPSNYFVGPTLVKLGNINNASTGYWQAAANFYEDYTGANCLRATSTELSATGTHNLQVNVSDSNNDVRIWIDYNNNGTFEASELVGSADNIIADPVTLIGTYSTTITAPASVVLNTPLRMRVLVDDENPNMTPCGQLMYGQVEDYTVKFVTNLGTSEVKADNGDLTVYPNPVATGDKIFIKAKNGKNLKVSISDMSGRLLASPAVTEEGNGVYKVDQQLEKGVYMIQISNGKDSKSSKLIIK, from the coding sequence ATGAAGAAAACTATCCTTTGTGGGGCTTTGTTACTATCCCTTTCAGTATCTGCACAGCAAAAAAAAGAGTGGTGTGACTTTGATAATGAACAGAGAGTACACCAAAAACAGAATGCGGAAATTGATGAAATGATTCGTAATATCCGTAACAAAGTTATTAGCAGTAATCAAAATACTACTGCTAAAAATGGAAGTGCGTACAAAATTGTAAATGGAGTTTATGAAATTCCTGTAGTTGTACACGTAATAGCACCTACGGGTGCGGCTATTGGTACTGCTTACAATAAGAGTGATGCACAAATTCAGGCCTGGCTGGATCATTGTAATGAAATGTATGCAGGAACTTATCAATGGGCTCAGGGAGTTCCGGCAGATTTTGGTACTGCTGCTACGATGCCGATTAAATTGGTATTGGCTAAAAGAGACCCTAACTGTAATGCTACTACAGGTATTATCAGATATAATGGAGGAGCACTTGCAGGATATGATACTTATGGAGTAAAGCGTAGTGGAGCAAATGGGGTTACTACGGATCAGGTAAAGACTATTGCGCCACACTGGCCGGAAGCGTCTTACTTTAATATCTATATCATGAATAAAGTAGATGGAGGTGGAACATATGGTATCATGGGATGGGCAGGGCTGCCTCAAAATGCCGATGCTAACTACGAATCCTTTATGAAATCTTTTGTAGTTACTTTACAGGATGATATTACTCTGGCTCACGAGTTTGGACATAGTATGGGATTACTTCATACATTTGGTAATGCTAACGCTCAGCCGCCACAAGGAACTACTTCTACGACCTACTGTCCACCAATGACTAATAATGACTGTAACAAAGACGATGATCAGGTTTGTGATACAGAAAGATCAAGAAGTTTGCTAAACGATCCTGCACCAACCAACAATGATATGAATTATTGTACAGGAACAAACTATCAGGGCGTACAGTATAATATGATGAACTATACCAATCCGATAGCATTTAAATTTACAAATGGACAGCATGACAGAGCAGCTCTTTACTTTTTCTTGATGAAAGGAGGGTTGAGTACTTCATTAGGTGCAACGGCTCCTTCTGCAGGAGCTGCAATTGGAACTCCTATTGCTGCTGCATGTAACCCAACAGGTATCACTACACCAAGTAACTATTTTGTAGGCCCTACTTTAGTAAAACTGGGAAATATTAATAATGCATCAACAGGATATTGGCAGGCTGCTGCTAATTTTTATGAAGATTATACAGGTGCAAACTGCTTAAGAGCAACATCAACTGAGCTTTCTGCAACGGGAACTCATAATCTTCAGGTGAATGTTTCAGATTCAAATAATGATGTAAGAATATGGATCGATTACAATAATAATGGTACTTTTGAAGCTTCTGAACTTGTAGGTTCAGCTGATAACATTATTGCGGATCCGGTTACCTTAATAGGTACGTACAGTACAACGATTACAGCCCCAGCCTCAGTAGTATTGAACACTCCACTAAGAATGAGAGTTCTTGTTGATGATGAGAACCCTAATATGACTCCTTGTGGGCAATTAATGTATGGGCAGGTTGAAGATTATACTGTAAAATTTGTTACCAATCTGGGAACAAGCGAAGTGAAAGCAGATAATGGTGATTTAACAGTTTATCCTAACCCGGTAGCAACCGGAGATAAAATCTTCATTAAAGCTAAAAATGGTAAAAATCTGAAGGTTTCTATTTCTGATATGTCAGGAAGATTGTTGGCAAGTCCAGCTGTGACTGAAGAAGGAAACGGTGTTTATAAAGTGGACCAGCAATTAGAAAAAGGAGTTTATATGATTCAGATTTCTAATGGAAAAGACAGTAAGTCTTCTAAATTGATCATTAAATAA